In the Borrelia hispanica CRI genome, AATATTTGGAGTGTCTTTGAGTGTGACAGAAGTTAATGTTACTGCTTCTTTTATGCCAAAAGCTGGACTAAAAGCACTAAAAGGTACTCCGGCTTCGATTCTATTTCTAAATTGAGCTTTGACTAAATGACTGTCATATTGTAGTATTGCAGAGCCAAAAATAGATGCTTGAAGATCTTCAATTATTTCCTTATAGAAACTGGTTAGAACACCAGAATTTAGGCTAATAATTTCACTGTTTAGTATTGGATTATAACTTACATACTCGGCTTTTCTAGTGTAGTAATTAATAATAGGACGTTTTGAGCATGAAGTGTTATAAGTTATGTTTATAAGTTCGTTTTTAGGTTTTATGAAGAACAATTGTGGAACATATCCTAATCCTTTGAAGTCCATTCTTGGGAATAGAACTATAAAATTATCGTGTACGAACAAACTAAGTGTTTGTGTGACTATTTCTTTGATCAAGTTAGTAATTTGAAATGAATTCATATTTACTCTCCTAATGAGGTGTTTCTACGCTACTGTCAGTTTCAGTTTTAGTAGAATCTGTGCCGTTCCACCAGTCTTTAAAACCTTGTACAATACTTGATGTTAATTTAGAGAAATTGAACACTGATTTTAATGGTTCAATAATACTTTTCTGAAAACTAAATTCCACTAACCAATTTGTTAATTTGGTTAATATGCCAAGTAGTGGTTTGAGTGCATTAACGGTAAGTGTGTTTAG is a window encoding:
- a CDS encoding DUF792 family protein; the encoded protein is MNSFQITNLIKEIVTQTLSLFVHDNFIVLFPRMDFKGLGYVPQLFFIKPKNELINITYNTSCSKRPIINYYTRKAEYVSYNPILNSEIISLNSGVLTSFYKEIIEDLQASIFGSAILQYDSHLVKAQFRNRIEAGVPFSAFSPAFGIKEAVTLTSVTLKDTPNIDEVEVSLTMEVAKTFTTSEDKG